A single genomic interval of Catenulispora sp. EB89 harbors:
- a CDS encoding FUSC family protein, with product MKDPTAVKDHAARLVRFQRIEVDATRLALSGVALALPVTVGAATGHLADGLTAVMGALLVSAAGHEGGWRARCVDLGATAAVGALVVWLGALVGRHGSLASVWIVAVAVGAALVGGIGTLEARIAANATVFTVIGAHLGTGPESPGHILLYVALGMAAAAALTLGTHALGRLLSPLWRRELEGPPGPEWPFKRSVEKWRTGLRTWHGWQYAVRLGTAMAVAEVVSQFRPGAHTYWIALTVSLVVLRDEAAAPMRALERGLGTTIGVLVGGGLIGVLPTWGIVALIGVIGAVRPYLKLANYTAYAAVMTPLITMLNELGHDISWAVLRERVLDTLIGCAIGLCVGYLPWRMWSSRQR from the coding sequence GTGAAGGACCCGACCGCCGTCAAGGACCACGCCGCGCGCCTCGTCCGCTTCCAGCGCATCGAGGTGGACGCCACGCGCCTGGCCCTGTCCGGCGTCGCGCTGGCGCTGCCGGTGACTGTCGGCGCGGCCACCGGCCACCTCGCCGACGGCCTGACCGCGGTCATGGGCGCGCTGTTGGTCAGCGCCGCCGGACACGAGGGCGGCTGGCGGGCCCGGTGCGTCGACCTCGGCGCCACGGCGGCGGTCGGCGCGCTGGTGGTCTGGCTCGGCGCACTGGTCGGCCGGCACGGGAGCCTGGCCAGCGTCTGGATCGTGGCGGTGGCCGTCGGCGCGGCGCTGGTCGGCGGCATCGGGACGCTCGAAGCGCGGATCGCCGCGAACGCGACCGTGTTCACCGTCATCGGCGCGCATCTGGGCACGGGCCCTGAGTCGCCCGGGCACATCCTGCTCTACGTCGCGCTGGGCATGGCGGCCGCCGCGGCCCTCACCCTCGGCACACACGCCCTCGGCCGTCTGCTCTCACCCCTTTGGCGCAGGGAGTTGGAGGGGCCGCCGGGGCCGGAGTGGCCGTTCAAACGCAGCGTGGAGAAGTGGCGGACGGGACTGCGGACGTGGCACGGCTGGCAGTACGCGGTCCGCCTGGGCACGGCGATGGCCGTGGCCGAAGTGGTCTCCCAGTTCCGGCCCGGCGCGCACACCTACTGGATCGCGCTGACCGTCTCGCTGGTCGTCCTGCGCGACGAGGCCGCGGCCCCGATGCGCGCCCTGGAGCGCGGGCTCGGCACGACGATCGGGGTGCTGGTCGGCGGCGGGCTCATCGGCGTACTGCCGACCTGGGGCATCGTGGCGCTGATCGGCGTCATCGGGGCGGTGCGGCCGTATCTGAAGCTGGCCAACTACACCGCCTACGCGGCCGTGATGACCCCGCTGATCACGATGCTGAACGAGCTCGGCCACGACATCTCCTGGGCCGTGCTGCGGGAACGCGTGCTGGACACGCTGATCGGCTGCGCGATCGGGCTCTGCGTGGGCTACCTGCCGTGGCGGATGTGGTCAAGCAGACAGCGCTGA
- a CDS encoding L-rhamnose mutarotase: MNEGVQVRVAIHTRLKPEGVTGYEQAHDDIPPEIPELLRAGGCSSWTIWRNGVDLFHLVECEDWEGLQAFMADKAEDHAWQARVGVFRDFSLAGGDEPLPVIFELPDPADRPDRPEPSEA, from the coding sequence ATGAATGAGGGGGTCCAGGTGCGGGTCGCCATCCACACCCGGCTGAAGCCCGAGGGCGTCACAGGGTACGAACAAGCCCACGACGACATCCCGCCGGAGATCCCGGAGCTGCTGCGGGCCGGCGGCTGCAGCTCGTGGACGATCTGGCGCAACGGCGTGGACCTGTTCCACCTCGTCGAATGCGAGGACTGGGAAGGGCTTCAGGCCTTCATGGCGGACAAGGCCGAGGATCACGCGTGGCAGGCGCGCGTCGGGGTGTTCCGGGACTTCTCGCTGGCCGGCGGGGACGAACCGCTGCCGGTGATCTTCGAACTGCCGGACCCGGCGGACCGGCCGGACCGGCCCGAACCCTCGGAGGCCTGA
- a CDS encoding FMN reductase — protein sequence MLRLVAVTAGLGQPSTARILADRLADAARARLGERGRQVLVEVLELRDLALDIAGAMVAGFPGAKLRAALDAVEGADGLIAVSPIYTASYSGLFKSFFDVLDKDALTGKPTLIAATGGTARHSLALDHALRPMFAYLRAFIVPTAVFAASEDWASAGEGALFERIERSGSELADLMAGAPAAARRRRDEFEDVVPFEQRMAALRSGL from the coding sequence GTGCTGCGCCTGGTCGCCGTCACCGCCGGCCTGGGCCAGCCCTCGACCGCGCGCATCCTGGCCGACCGGCTCGCCGACGCGGCCCGCGCGCGGCTCGGCGAGCGCGGGCGCCAGGTGCTCGTCGAGGTCCTGGAGCTGCGCGACCTCGCGCTGGACATCGCCGGCGCGATGGTGGCCGGCTTCCCGGGCGCGAAGCTGCGCGCCGCGCTGGACGCCGTGGAGGGCGCAGACGGCCTGATCGCCGTCAGCCCGATCTACACCGCCAGCTACAGCGGCCTGTTCAAGTCGTTCTTCGACGTCCTGGACAAGGACGCGCTCACCGGCAAGCCGACCCTGATAGCCGCGACCGGCGGCACCGCGCGGCACTCGCTGGCGCTGGACCACGCGTTGCGCCCGATGTTCGCCTACCTGCGCGCGTTCATCGTCCCGACCGCGGTCTTCGCCGCCTCCGAGGACTGGGCCTCGGCCGGGGAGGGCGCGCTGTTCGAGCGCATCGAGCGCTCGGGGAGCGAACTGGCCGACCTGATGGCCGGCGCCCCGGCGGCCGCCCGGCGGCGCCGTGACGAGTTCGAGGACGTCGTGCCCTTCGAGCAGCGGATGGCCGCGCTCAGGTCCGGGCTCTGA
- a CDS encoding LLM class flavin-dependent oxidoreductase, whose protein sequence is MQFGVFTVGDVTPDPTTGRAPTEHERIKAMAAIAEHAEQAGLDVFATGEHHNPPFVPSSPTTLLGWIAGRTSKLLLSTATTLITTNDPVKIAEDYAMLQHLAEGRVDLILGRGNTGPVYPWFGKDIRDGIDLALENYALLRQLWSQDVVDWSGRFRTPLQGFTATPRPLDGVAPFVWHGSIRSPEIAEQAAYYGDGFFHNNIFWPKEHTQRMVALYRRRFAHYGHGTEQQAIVGLGGQVFMRENSQDAVREFRPYFDNAPVYGHGPSLEEFMRETPLTVGTPEQVIERTLSFRDYVGDYQRQLFLLDHAGLPLKTVLEQIDLLGEKVVPVLRKEFAIGRPAEVPDAPTHAGLVARSAGGTTGTAETRDDERSALFDTKEAIAP, encoded by the coding sequence ATGCAGTTCGGCGTCTTCACCGTCGGAGACGTGACGCCCGACCCCACGACGGGCCGCGCGCCGACCGAGCACGAGCGCATCAAGGCCATGGCCGCCATCGCGGAGCACGCCGAGCAGGCCGGCCTGGACGTGTTCGCCACCGGTGAGCACCACAACCCGCCGTTCGTCCCCTCCTCGCCGACCACGCTGCTCGGCTGGATCGCCGGGCGCACCTCCAAGCTGCTGCTGAGCACCGCGACCACGCTGATCACCACCAACGACCCGGTGAAGATCGCCGAGGACTACGCGATGCTCCAGCACCTCGCCGAGGGCCGCGTGGACCTGATCCTGGGCCGCGGCAACACCGGCCCGGTCTACCCGTGGTTCGGCAAGGACATCCGCGACGGCATCGACCTGGCGCTGGAGAACTACGCGCTGCTGCGGCAGCTGTGGAGCCAGGACGTCGTCGACTGGTCCGGCCGCTTCCGCACGCCGCTGCAGGGCTTCACCGCCACGCCCCGGCCGCTGGACGGCGTCGCGCCCTTCGTCTGGCACGGCTCCATCCGCTCCCCCGAGATCGCCGAGCAGGCCGCGTACTATGGGGACGGTTTCTTCCACAACAACATCTTCTGGCCGAAGGAACACACGCAGCGCATGGTCGCGCTGTACCGTCGGCGCTTCGCACACTACGGGCACGGCACAGAGCAGCAGGCGATCGTCGGTTTGGGCGGCCAGGTGTTCATGCGCGAGAACTCGCAGGACGCGGTGCGCGAGTTCCGTCCGTACTTCGACAACGCCCCGGTGTACGGCCACGGTCCGTCGCTGGAGGAGTTCATGAGGGAGACCCCGCTCACCGTGGGCACGCCGGAGCAGGTGATCGAGCGCACGCTGTCCTTCCGCGACTACGTCGGCGACTACCAGCGCCAGCTGTTCCTGCTGGACCACGCCGGCCTGCCGCTGAAGACGGTGCTGGAGCAGATCGACCTGCTGGGCGAGAAGGTGGTTCCGGTGCTGCGCAAGGAGTTCGCGATCGGCCGGCCGGCCGAGGTCCCGGACGCCCCGACCCACGCGGGTCTGGTGGCCCGGAGCGCCGGAGGCACCACGGGGACGGCCGAGACGCGGGATGATGAGCGGTCGGCTTTGTTCGACACGAAGGAGGCCATCGCACCGTGA
- a CDS encoding beta-ketoacyl-ACP synthase III, producing MNTRAAVVQGVGGCVPPRSVDNNELSSRLDTTDEWIRERLGIARRHVADGISTVDLAVEAGARALEMAGGGFGALDVVLLATTTPDRLCPASAPEVASRLGYTGIAAFDVNAVCAGFVHALATGNALIRGHMADRVLVIGADVFTTLVDPGDRLTASIFGDGAGALVLRAGSPDEPGAVRAFDLGSDGSAVAAVEVPGGGARDRLGMPLANQRPYLVMDGPVVFQRAVREMTASSKRVLDKAGWDVGSVRRFVPHQANIRIIHGVAGKLGIDAERVVANIEDVGNTVAASIPLALADAHDTGLLAAGDRVLMTSIGAGLAWGSAVLTWPELHGKARL from the coding sequence GTGAACACACGCGCGGCAGTCGTCCAGGGAGTGGGCGGGTGCGTACCGCCCCGCTCCGTCGACAACAACGAACTGAGCTCACGGCTGGACACCACGGACGAGTGGATCCGGGAGCGGCTGGGCATCGCCCGGCGCCACGTCGCCGACGGGATCTCCACGGTCGACCTGGCCGTCGAGGCCGGCGCCCGGGCCCTGGAGATGGCCGGGGGCGGGTTCGGGGCGCTGGACGTGGTGCTGCTGGCGACCACGACCCCGGACCGATTATGCCCGGCGTCGGCGCCGGAGGTGGCCTCGCGGCTGGGGTACACGGGGATCGCGGCGTTCGACGTCAACGCGGTGTGCGCGGGGTTCGTGCACGCCCTGGCCACGGGGAACGCGCTGATCCGGGGGCACATGGCGGACCGGGTGCTGGTGATCGGCGCGGACGTGTTCACCACCCTGGTCGATCCCGGGGACCGGCTCACCGCCTCGATCTTCGGTGACGGTGCCGGGGCCCTGGTGCTGCGGGCCGGCTCGCCGGACGAGCCGGGTGCGGTGCGGGCCTTCGACCTGGGCAGCGACGGTTCGGCGGTGGCCGCGGTGGAGGTGCCCGGCGGCGGGGCCCGGGACCGGTTGGGGATGCCGCTGGCGAATCAGCGGCCGTATCTGGTGATGGACGGGCCGGTGGTCTTCCAGCGCGCGGTCCGCGAGATGACGGCGTCCTCGAAGCGGGTGCTGGACAAGGCGGGGTGGGACGTGGGGTCGGTGCGGCGGTTCGTCCCGCACCAGGCGAACATCCGCATCATCCACGGCGTGGCGGGGAAGCTGGGGATTGACGCGGAGCGCGTGGTGGCGAACATCGAGGACGTGGGGAACACGGTCGCGGCGTCGATCCCGCTGGCGCTGGCCGACGCGCACGACACCGGCCTGCTGGCCGCCGGGGACCGGGTGCTGATGACCTCGATCGGGGCCGGGCTGGCCTGGGGGTCGGCGGTGCTCACCTGGCCGGAGCTGCACGGGAAGGCCCGGCTGTGA
- a CDS encoding ThiF family adenylyltransferase — protein sequence MDSPWIFTAFRAPADPDAAPEALQEIRHLRARILFDQGRRPAFRSHAGDGSGDRPGDHPDAQPDAQPQDHGAWHFAARRGRDGVHGPPLGYVRLLTPVTASLYQSREFLGAARYDELLRTERLAPEAVFEHSRLVVEHRARKLGLGLHLNALAIAAAHELGAAAMIGTSGTADGQDRFHARFGFHPVPGTRRYAEQYTEDVVILLHRSAEGAGEHTALVDDYRLLFRYDLLEDAGLDELSGLLSLGAHTEAEPSFTIPVPVRGPVSGQAPPRRLTAIGPSDPHRWKPLLFQPAKHDDRVALAALLNTGAVREVADTIEAQLEELIRARDPGRVLDAEALAAARRDQLEGGQPWDYGTWAWYPWSGRLVHVLPREEFRLVRTDRNRGKIDRPEQRRLLDKRIGVIGLSVGNSAALTLAQEGVAGAFKLADFDTLSVSNLNRLRAGLHQIGVNKAVLAARQMFEIDPYLDIEIFPGGLTEETVKEFFLGGHGPIDLLVEECDTPWVKLAAREAARDLGVPVVMDANDRGLLDVERFDREPHRPLLHGLLGALTPEDCLDLTFAERVDLILAMVDGDRISPALAASIPKIGRTLSSWPQLASGVALGGALVTEAARRILLGGPCASGRFYIDLEELIAPDRNQAPGQVPGRAPGQESRADQAPCADQAAVSLPSAP from the coding sequence ATGGACTCCCCGTGGATCTTCACCGCCTTCCGCGCCCCGGCCGACCCGGACGCGGCCCCCGAAGCACTCCAGGAGATACGGCATCTGCGTGCCCGGATCCTGTTCGACCAGGGCCGCCGCCCGGCCTTCCGCAGCCACGCCGGCGACGGTTCCGGCGACCGCCCCGGCGACCACCCCGACGCACAGCCCGACGCCCAGCCGCAGGACCACGGCGCCTGGCACTTCGCGGCCCGGCGCGGCCGCGACGGCGTGCACGGACCGCCGCTGGGGTATGTCCGCCTCCTGACACCCGTGACCGCTTCCCTTTACCAGTCCAGGGAATTCCTCGGCGCCGCCCGCTACGACGAGCTCCTGCGCACCGAGCGCCTGGCCCCCGAGGCGGTCTTCGAACACAGCCGGCTGGTCGTCGAGCACCGGGCCCGCAAGCTCGGCCTCGGCCTGCACCTCAACGCCCTGGCCATCGCCGCCGCGCACGAGCTCGGCGCGGCCGCGATGATCGGCACCTCCGGCACCGCCGACGGCCAGGACCGCTTCCACGCGCGCTTCGGCTTCCACCCGGTCCCCGGCACCCGGCGCTACGCCGAGCAGTACACCGAGGACGTCGTCATCCTGCTGCACCGGTCCGCCGAGGGCGCCGGTGAGCACACCGCGCTGGTCGACGACTACCGCCTGCTGTTCCGCTACGACCTGCTGGAGGACGCGGGCCTGGACGAGCTGTCCGGTCTGCTCAGCCTCGGCGCGCACACCGAAGCAGAACCCTCATTCACCATCCCGGTCCCGGTGCGCGGCCCGGTCTCCGGCCAGGCCCCGCCCCGCCGCCTCACCGCGATCGGCCCGTCCGACCCGCACCGCTGGAAGCCGCTGCTGTTCCAGCCCGCCAAGCACGACGACCGGGTCGCGCTGGCCGCGCTCCTGAACACCGGCGCCGTCCGCGAAGTCGCCGACACCATCGAAGCCCAGCTGGAAGAACTGATCCGGGCCCGCGACCCCGGCCGCGTCCTGGACGCCGAGGCGCTGGCCGCGGCCCGCCGGGACCAGCTGGAAGGCGGGCAGCCCTGGGACTACGGCACGTGGGCCTGGTACCCGTGGTCCGGCCGCCTGGTGCACGTCCTGCCGCGCGAGGAGTTCCGCCTGGTCCGCACCGACCGCAACCGCGGCAAGATCGACCGGCCCGAGCAGCGCCGGCTGCTGGACAAGCGGATCGGCGTCATCGGCCTGTCGGTCGGCAACAGCGCCGCGCTGACGCTGGCGCAGGAAGGCGTGGCGGGGGCCTTCAAACTCGCCGACTTCGACACCCTGAGCGTGTCGAACCTGAACCGGCTGCGCGCCGGCCTGCACCAGATCGGCGTGAACAAGGCCGTGCTGGCCGCCCGGCAGATGTTCGAGATCGACCCGTATCTGGACATTGAGATCTTCCCCGGCGGGCTGACCGAGGAGACCGTGAAGGAGTTCTTCCTCGGCGGCCACGGCCCGATCGACCTGCTCGTCGAGGAGTGCGACACGCCGTGGGTGAAGCTCGCGGCCCGCGAGGCCGCCCGGGATCTGGGGGTGCCGGTGGTGATGGACGCCAACGACCGCGGCCTGCTGGACGTCGAGCGCTTCGACCGCGAACCGCACCGGCCGCTGCTGCACGGCCTGCTCGGCGCGCTGACCCCCGAGGACTGCCTGGACCTGACCTTCGCCGAGCGCGTGGACCTGATCCTGGCCATGGTGGACGGCGACCGGATCTCCCCGGCGCTGGCCGCGAGCATCCCGAAGATCGGCCGCACACTGAGCAGCTGGCCGCAGCTCGCCTCCGGGGTGGCGCTCGGAGGCGCGCTGGTGAC